The Nitratidesulfovibrio sp. genome has a window encoding:
- a CDS encoding response regulator, with translation MMRALLVDDETAFAELLAERLRARGIAVRTAYDAESALALLDAGEEFDVAVLDVCLPGASGIDLLRRMKARLPLVEALMLTGSSDVRSAVEGMRHGAFNYLLKPADIDDLVRELRAAHERKLRQEENARMIEAGKLASIGRLAEGVAHEINNPVNIMTNAAGWIEDLLDEPDLASSPHAAEMRRSVVKIKAQSRRVREITRKLLFFGKGLDPRPGPVRVADLLGEALRLLADRAADLGVAVRLNAPPDTPLLVAPPVELRQVFVHVAENALDAVEYAHPPAERRELAVTVRVERPLAQSGGAAGEPPLPEDAASPAPSSASGGEMCIAFHDTGHGIASEVLPHVFEPFFSTRPVGRGMGLGLSVAVGVITSLGGFIDIDSRPGETTVTLRLPLPETSGETPKDAPAPACQG, from the coding sequence ATGATGCGCGCCCTGCTCGTTGATGACGAGACGGCTTTCGCCGAACTGCTGGCCGAACGGTTGCGTGCGCGCGGCATTGCCGTGCGCACCGCCTATGACGCCGAATCCGCCCTGGCGCTGCTAGACGCCGGAGAGGAATTCGACGTGGCCGTGCTGGACGTGTGCCTGCCCGGTGCCAGCGGCATAGACCTGTTGCGGCGCATGAAGGCGCGCCTGCCGCTGGTCGAGGCGCTGATGCTGACCGGTTCATCCGACGTGCGCAGCGCCGTGGAGGGCATGCGCCACGGGGCGTTCAACTACCTGCTCAAACCCGCGGACATCGACGATCTGGTGCGCGAACTGCGCGCCGCCCACGAGCGCAAGCTGCGCCAAGAGGAAAACGCCCGCATGATCGAGGCGGGCAAGCTGGCCTCCATCGGGCGGCTGGCCGAGGGCGTTGCGCACGAGATCAACAACCCCGTGAACATCATGACCAACGCGGCGGGCTGGATAGAGGACCTGCTGGACGAGCCGGACCTTGCATCCAGCCCGCACGCGGCGGAAATGCGCCGTTCCGTGGTCAAGATCAAGGCCCAGAGCCGCCGCGTGCGCGAGATAACCCGCAAGCTGCTGTTCTTCGGCAAGGGGTTGGACCCGCGCCCCGGCCCGGTGCGCGTGGCCGACCTGCTGGGCGAAGCCCTGCGCCTGCTGGCCGACCGGGCCGCCGACCTTGGCGTGGCGGTGCGGCTGAATGCGCCGCCGGACACGCCCCTGCTGGTGGCCCCGCCCGTGGAACTGCGCCAGGTGTTCGTGCACGTGGCGGAAAACGCGCTGGACGCAGTGGAATACGCCCATCCCCCGGCGGAACGGCGCGAGCTGGCCGTTACCGTGCGGGTGGAGCGCCCTCTTGCTCAGTCCGGCGGGGCCGCCGGGGAGCCCCCTCTCCCTGAAGATGCCGCCTCACCCGCGCCGTCCTCCGCATCCGGCGGCGAGATGTGCATCGCCTTTCACGACACGGGGCACGGCATCGCGTCCGAAGTGCTGCCCCACGTGTTCGAACCCTTCTTTTCCACCCGGCCCGTGGGGCGCGGCATGGGCCTTGGCCTGTCCGTGGCCGTGGGTGTCATCACCTCGCTTGGCGGGTTCATCGACATCGACAGCCGCCCCGGCGAAACCACGGTGACCTTGCGCCTGCCCCTGCCGGAAACGTCCGGGGAAACGCCCAAGGACGCCCCCGCGCCCGCCTGCCAGGGCTAG
- a CDS encoding response regulator, whose protein sequence is MKGIKVLLVDDEENFVRTLAERMSMRDAGATVALNGEEALQMVSAGEVPDVMVLDLRMPGIDGMEVLRRVKKAYPQVQVIVLTGHGTEKDEEEARRLGAFEYHKKPVDIDILVRDIRRAFREKIEDAMVAATFAQAGDFDNAREILDEDKK, encoded by the coding sequence ATGAAGGGTATCAAGGTATTGCTGGTGGACGACGAGGAGAATTTCGTCCGCACGCTGGCCGAACGCATGTCCATGCGCGATGCCGGGGCCACCGTTGCCCTGAACGGTGAAGAAGCCCTGCAGATGGTGTCCGCCGGCGAGGTGCCCGACGTCATGGTCCTTGACCTGCGCATGCCCGGCATCGACGGCATGGAAGTGCTGCGCCGCGTCAAGAAGGCCTACCCGCAGGTGCAGGTCATCGTGCTGACCGGCCACGGCACCGAAAAGGACGAGGAAGAAGCCCGCCGCCTGGGCGCCTTCGAGTACCACAAGAAGCCCGTGGACATCGACATCCTGGTGCGCGACATCCGCCGCGCCTTCCGCGAAAAGATCGAGGACGCCATGGTGGCCGCCACTTTCGCGCAGGCTGGCGACTTCGACAACGCCCGCGAGATCCTGGACGAAGACAAGAAATAG
- a CDS encoding sensor histidine kinase translates to MAHDDTIHMAAPAATAGDDAAHECVGCLAASATHELQNALAVIRESAGLMQDLVSLCGEGLPHRDRLCTMLSLIQEQVARGGDLAWNLNRLAHAWEEDGESARDLGAVLEEFVALARRGCAMRGVELSQGNGPAVRVSAPGLPLRASLLRAVRCCLGEGLADGGGQGSRPATGGALVLRAVLHQEVPGVELDFIPPGARADSGATELSTTSADIARCMQACGAEVWQAEAAHLRFFLPCPNCTA, encoded by the coding sequence ATGGCACACGACGACACCATCCACATGGCCGCCCCCGCCGCAACCGCAGGGGATGACGCCGCCCACGAATGCGTGGGCTGCCTTGCCGCATCGGCCACGCACGAATTGCAGAACGCCCTGGCGGTGATCCGCGAATCGGCCGGGCTGATGCAGGACCTTGTTTCCCTGTGCGGCGAAGGGCTGCCCCACCGCGACCGGCTGTGCACCATGCTGTCGCTGATCCAGGAACAGGTGGCGCGCGGGGGCGACCTTGCGTGGAACCTGAACCGCCTGGCCCACGCCTGGGAAGAGGACGGCGAGTCCGCCCGCGACCTTGGCGCGGTGCTGGAGGAATTCGTGGCCCTGGCCCGGCGCGGCTGCGCCATGCGCGGGGTGGAACTTTCGCAAGGGAATGGCCCGGCGGTGCGCGTGAGCGCGCCCGGCCTGCCCCTGCGCGCCAGCCTGTTGCGCGCCGTGCGCTGTTGTCTGGGCGAAGGACTGGCCGACGGGGGGGGCCAGGGCAGCAGGCCCGCCACCGGCGGAGCACTGGTGCTGCGCGCGGTCCTGCATCAGGAAGTGCCGGGCGTGGAACTGGACTTCATTCCGCCCGGCGCACGTGCCGATTCCGGCGCCACGGAGCTTTCCACGACCAGTGCCGACATAGCACGATGCATGCAGGCGTGCGGGGCAGAGGTATGGCAGGCGGAAGCCGCGCACTTGCGGTTCTTTCTGCCCTGCCCCAACTGTACCGCCTGA
- a CDS encoding response regulator, translating to MQELKVLLVDDEEEFVTTLAERLSLRGMVTRIATDGEQALRAVEADPPHVVVLDLMMPGIKGTEALRRIKAGHPTVQVILLTGHGSARDGIEGMKLGAFDYLMKPLRLEDLLEKLHEAGRLAQAAQGNGGNT from the coding sequence ATGCAGGAACTGAAGGTTCTGCTCGTGGATGACGAGGAGGAGTTCGTCACGACCCTGGCCGAACGGCTGTCGCTGCGCGGCATGGTCACGCGCATCGCCACCGACGGCGAGCAGGCCCTGCGCGCCGTGGAGGCGGACCCACCCCACGTGGTGGTGCTGGACCTGATGATGCCCGGCATCAAGGGTACCGAGGCCCTGCGCCGCATCAAGGCCGGGCACCCCACCGTGCAGGTCATCCTGCTGACCGGGCACGGCAGCGCGCGCGACGGCATCGAGGGCATGAAACTGGGTGCGTTCGACTATCTGATGAAGCCCCTGCGGCTGGAAGACCTGCTGGAAAAGCTGCACGAGGCGGGCAGGCTGGCGCAGGCTGCCCAGGGCAACGGCGGCAACACCTAG
- a CDS encoding ATP-binding protein produces the protein MSRLERFRSLFRTALDVPEEIAPERYQALRRKITLLLTTAAVVPLLILSVINYHQYRATLTREIVTPVRGLVNKTRHSFELFLAERASTVSLISQVYSPAELADERNLNRIFRAVKGEFPGFIDLGLIDENGVHASYVGPYNLKGKDYSTADWYQQTRVKGVYVSDVFMGFRRFPHIVIAVQRMTDDGHSWVLRATIDTGQFDRLIASMGLEPESDAFLVNTAGVLQTASRFYGAVLDQLPLPMPPMTYETATLETTDPAGRDVFITYTYFQHADFVLMAVKPRADIFKPWTTLRSDLILLFVTSVALILSVAFGLTDLLVRRMRASDERRIAAFVQMEHTQKLSSIGRLAAGVAHEINNPLAIINEKAGLAADLMELAKDFPERDRFRGLVDAILRSVERCRSITHRLLGFSRRMDVNIEQLDVNDVLKETMSFLEQEALHRSITTSTSLDQAMPRIASDRGQLQQVFLNILNNAFAAVPDGGSVTLATWLRDPDTVGVSIKDNGKGMSDEVLRHIFEPFFTTKKTSGTGLGMFITYGIIRRLGGDIAVQSKEGAGTTVTVFLPVKAAPTATLGS, from the coding sequence ATGAGCCGCCTGGAACGCTTCCGCAGCCTGTTCCGCACCGCGCTGGACGTGCCGGAGGAAATCGCGCCGGAACGCTACCAGGCCCTGCGCCGCAAGATCACCCTGCTGCTGACCACCGCCGCCGTGGTGCCGCTGCTCATCCTGTCGGTCATCAACTACCATCAGTACCGCGCCACCCTGACGCGCGAAATCGTCACCCCGGTGCGCGGGCTGGTGAACAAGACCCGCCATTCGTTCGAACTGTTCCTGGCCGAACGCGCCTCCACCGTCAGCCTCATCTCGCAGGTGTACAGCCCGGCGGAACTGGCCGACGAACGCAACCTGAACCGCATCTTCCGCGCGGTGAAGGGCGAATTTCCCGGTTTCATCGACCTCGGGCTCATCGACGAGAACGGCGTGCACGCCAGCTACGTGGGGCCGTACAACCTGAAGGGCAAGGACTACTCCACGGCGGACTGGTACCAGCAGACCCGGGTCAAGGGCGTGTACGTCAGCGACGTGTTCATGGGCTTCCGGCGCTTTCCGCACATCGTCATCGCCGTGCAGCGCATGACCGACGACGGCCACTCGTGGGTGCTGCGCGCCACCATCGACACCGGGCAGTTCGACCGGCTCATCGCCTCCATGGGGCTGGAACCGGAAAGCGACGCCTTTCTGGTGAACACCGCCGGGGTGCTCCAGACCGCCTCGCGCTTCTACGGCGCGGTGCTGGACCAGTTGCCCCTGCCCATGCCGCCCATGACCTATGAAACGGCCACGCTGGAAACCACCGACCCGGCCGGGCGCGACGTGTTCATCACCTACACCTACTTCCAGCACGCCGACTTCGTGCTGATGGCGGTGAAGCCCCGCGCCGACATCTTCAAGCCGTGGACCACCCTGCGCAGCGACCTGATATTGCTGTTCGTCACCAGCGTGGCGCTGATCCTGTCCGTGGCCTTCGGCCTGACCGACCTGCTGGTGCGGCGCATGCGCGCCAGCGACGAGCGGCGCATCGCCGCCTTCGTGCAGATGGAGCACACCCAGAAGCTGTCCTCCATCGGGCGGCTGGCTGCCGGGGTTGCCCACGAGATCAACAACCCGCTGGCCATCATCAACGAAAAGGCGGGCCTGGCCGCCGACCTCATGGAACTGGCCAAGGACTTTCCGGAGCGTGACCGCTTTCGCGGGCTGGTGGACGCCATCCTGCGCTCGGTGGAACGCTGCCGCTCCATCACCCACCGGTTGCTGGGCTTTTCGCGCCGCATGGACGTGAACATCGAGCAACTGGACGTCAACGACGTACTCAAGGAAACCATGAGCTTCCTGGAACAGGAGGCCCTGCACCGGTCCATCACCACCTCGACCAGCCTGGACCAGGCCATGCCGCGCATCGCGTCGGACCGGGGCCAGTTGCAGCAGGTGTTCCTGAACATCCTGAACAACGCCTTCGCCGCCGTGCCGGACGGCGGGTCCGTGACGCTGGCCACCTGGCTGCGCGACCCGGACACGGTGGGCGTGTCCATCAAGGACAACGGCAAAGGCATGTCCGACGAGGTGCTTCGCCACATCTTCGAGCCGTTCTTCACCACCAAGAAGACCTCGGGAACCGGCCTTGGCATGTTCATAACCTACGGCATCATCAGGCGCCTTGGCGGCGACATCGCGGTGCAGAGCAAAGAGGGCGCGGGTACCACCGTGACCGTCTTCCTGCCCGTGAAGGCCGCGCCAACGGCCACCCTTGGGAGCTAA
- a CDS encoding NifB/NifX family molybdenum-iron cluster-binding protein, with the protein MPATLLIPLYRDEVAPRFDLAGEALLVHLDADGAELSRSSVLLAHASSEELCRIALEEKVRAVICNGIDDEFWQYLRWKRIEVIDNVMGPADEAIARFRADVLRPGDILFHRSNA; encoded by the coding sequence ATGCCCGCCACCCTGCTCATACCCCTGTACCGTGACGAGGTCGCGCCCCGCTTCGACCTGGCGGGCGAAGCCCTGCTGGTGCATCTGGACGCCGACGGCGCCGAGCTTTCCCGTTCCAGCGTGCTGCTGGCCCACGCCTCGTCGGAAGAATTGTGCCGCATCGCGCTGGAAGAAAAGGTCCGCGCGGTGATCTGCAACGGCATCGACGACGAATTCTGGCAGTACCTGCGCTGGAAGCGCATTGAGGTCATCGACAACGTCATGGGCCCGGCGGACGAGGCCATTGCCCGGTTCCGCGCCGACGTGCTGCGCCCCGGCGACATCCTGTTCCACAGGAGCAACGCATGA
- a CDS encoding sigma-54-dependent Fis family transcriptional regulator has protein sequence MPTQQTAPAAPHGIRPRAGSPARHGAPPLPHVSGISPLPVDLAAMLDALPVGVALLDTDCTIRLMNRALETLTGFTTAEVRGIPCRHALRASICLHRCPLRRPLTTASGVTVATASGAHYDMADDGNLPPAQEGDILNRHRRRIPVRMSMSPLRDADGRVVGWLHAVEDLTLVRELEEKTAKGEAFGPLVGRSVAMERVFQALPAVAQNDGPLLVTGETGTGKDTLAEAVHKASSRAREPFVKASLSSLPEFLAESELFGHRKGAFPGADENKPGRFRLAQGGTLYLTEVGDLPLSIQGRLLAFLDEGVIYPVGATDPVACDVRLVVATNRDPEQLVTEGRLREDLFRRLSAVRLHLPPLRERGEDIEFLLNHFMGHFAARMKKTVRGCSGKALRTLLDYPFPGNVRELRNIAEYAVTLCHGETVMPAHLPAYLFQAKAEARRAERERRAGRGMPGAFDATGATGATGATGEAQPAAQGTSGDGGEHLARTSVSDLERRLIADALQRTGNRRGEAAELLGWGRSTLWRKMKQYGMC, from the coding sequence GTGCCCACGCAGCAGACAGCCCCAGCAGCCCCGCATGGCATCCGGCCCCGCGCCGGGTCACCCGCACGGCACGGCGCGCCGCCGCTGCCGCACGTGTCGGGCATCTCGCCCCTGCCGGTGGACCTGGCCGCCATGCTGGACGCCCTGCCCGTGGGCGTGGCCCTGCTGGATACCGACTGTACCATCCGCCTGATGAACCGCGCGCTGGAAACCCTGACCGGGTTCACCACGGCGGAAGTGCGCGGCATACCCTGCCGCCACGCCCTGCGCGCCAGCATCTGCCTGCACCGCTGCCCGCTGCGCCGCCCGCTGACCACCGCATCCGGGGTCACCGTGGCCACGGCCTCGGGCGCACACTACGACATGGCCGACGACGGCAACCTGCCCCCCGCGCAGGAAGGCGACATCCTGAACCGCCACCGCCGCCGCATTCCGGTGCGCATGAGCATGTCCCCCCTGCGCGACGCCGATGGCCGCGTGGTGGGCTGGCTGCACGCCGTGGAAGACCTGACGCTGGTGCGCGAACTGGAGGAAAAGACCGCCAAGGGCGAGGCCTTCGGCCCGCTGGTGGGCCGCAGCGTGGCCATGGAACGGGTGTTCCAGGCCCTGCCCGCCGTGGCCCAGAACGACGGCCCCCTGCTGGTCACCGGCGAGACGGGCACCGGCAAGGACACCCTGGCCGAGGCCGTGCACAAGGCATCGTCCCGCGCCCGCGAGCCGTTCGTGAAGGCCAGCCTGTCGTCCCTGCCCGAATTTCTGGCCGAATCGGAACTGTTCGGCCACCGCAAGGGCGCCTTCCCCGGCGCGGACGAAAACAAGCCGGGACGGTTCCGCCTGGCCCAGGGTGGCACGCTGTACCTCACCGAGGTCGGCGATTTGCCCCTGTCCATCCAGGGCCGCCTGCTGGCCTTCCTGGACGAGGGGGTCATCTACCCCGTGGGCGCCACCGACCCGGTGGCGTGCGACGTGCGCTTGGTGGTGGCCACCAACCGCGACCCGGAACAACTGGTGACCGAAGGCCGCCTGCGCGAAGACCTGTTCCGCCGCCTGTCCGCCGTGCGCCTGCATCTGCCCCCGCTGCGCGAACGGGGCGAGGACATCGAATTTCTGCTCAACCATTTCATGGGGCACTTTGCCGCGCGGATGAAAAAAACCGTGCGCGGCTGCTCGGGCAAGGCCCTGCGCACCCTGCTGGACTACCCCTTCCCGGGCAACGTGCGCGAGTTGCGCAACATCGCCGAATACGCCGTCACCTTGTGCCACGGTGAAACGGTGATGCCCGCGCACCTGCCCGCGTACCTCTTTCAGGCCAAGGCCGAGGCCCGCCGCGCCGAGCGCGAACGCCGGGCAGGGCGCGGCATGCCGGGGGCTTTCGACGCGACTGGCGCGACTGGCGCGACTGGCGCGACTGGCGAGGCGCAACCCGCCGCGCAGGGTACTTCCGGCGACGGAGGCGAACACCTGGCCCGCACCAGCGTCAGCGACCTGGAGCGCCGCCTCATTGCCGACGCCCTGCAACGCACCGGCAACCGCCGGGGCGAGGCAGCCGAACTGCTGGGCTGGGGCCGTTCCACCCTGTGGCGCAAGATGAAACAGTACGGGATGTGCTGA
- a CDS encoding DUF1634 domain-containing protein: MSNQSVKASPEQVVYANLLYYGCWGSLAIMIVTYLIYVLGILPPHIPLDTITQLWSQRVGVYLAQGNVPTGWGWVVLLGQGDFLNFIGIVLLAGMTIVCYLTLIPAFLKKKEPLMAGIAILEVIVLTVAASGIFGAGGH; encoded by the coding sequence ATGTCCAATCAGTCCGTCAAGGCGTCTCCGGAACAGGTGGTCTACGCCAACCTGCTCTATTACGGCTGCTGGGGTTCGCTGGCCATCATGATCGTCACCTACCTCATCTACGTGCTGGGCATCCTGCCGCCCCACATCCCGCTGGACACCATCACCCAGTTGTGGAGCCAGCGCGTGGGCGTGTACCTCGCGCAGGGCAACGTGCCCACCGGCTGGGGCTGGGTTGTGCTGCTTGGCCAGGGGGACTTCCTGAACTTCATCGGCATCGTGCTGCTCGCGGGCATGACCATCGTCTGCTACCTGACGCTGATCCCCGCCTTCCTCAAGAAGAAGGAACCGCTGATGGCAGGCATCGCCATACTTGAGGTCATCGTGCTTACCGTGGCGGCGTCGGGCATTTTCGGCGCTGGCGGTCACTAG
- a CDS encoding sulfite exporter TauE/SafE family protein, with translation MNTATKVRFWGPAVLAVLLVLCWALPVLASGGDVASAAAAAMPADGHPWWFWPTALLFFCFILGIIAVLAGVGGGVLFVPLVSGFFPFHLDFVRGAGLLVALAGALAAGPGLLKRNLASLRLALPVALIASACSIVGAMVGLALPTNVVQICLGGTILFIAVLLLVSKNTVRPEVKKQDAISVALGMDGVFIEPSTGEVIDWKTHRTLPGLLLFIIIGLMAGMFGLGAGWANVPVLNLLMGVPLKVAVGTSKFLLSITDTSAAWVYLNQGCVIPLMAIPSIIGLMLGSFVGVRLLAVAKPKFIRYMVIGVLLFSGGKALLKGLGI, from the coding sequence ATGAACACCGCTACCAAAGTCAGGTTCTGGGGCCCGGCGGTCCTCGCGGTCCTGCTCGTGCTGTGCTGGGCCCTTCCCGTGCTGGCGTCGGGGGGCGACGTCGCCTCCGCTGCCGCCGCAGCCATGCCGGCAGACGGCCACCCGTGGTGGTTCTGGCCCACGGCGCTGCTGTTCTTCTGTTTCATCCTCGGCATCATCGCCGTGCTCGCGGGCGTGGGCGGCGGCGTGCTGTTCGTGCCGCTGGTCAGCGGGTTCTTTCCGTTCCACCTCGATTTCGTGCGCGGCGCGGGCCTGCTGGTGGCCCTGGCGGGCGCGCTGGCGGCCGGCCCCGGCCTCTTGAAGCGCAACCTGGCCAGCCTGCGCCTGGCCCTGCCGGTGGCGCTCATCGCCTCGGCCTGCTCCATCGTGGGCGCCATGGTCGGCCTGGCCCTGCCCACCAACGTGGTGCAGATCTGCCTTGGCGGCACCATCCTGTTCATCGCCGTGCTGCTGCTGGTGTCCAAGAACACCGTGCGGCCAGAGGTGAAGAAGCAGGACGCCATCAGCGTTGCCCTGGGCATGGACGGCGTGTTCATCGAACCCTCCACCGGCGAGGTCATCGACTGGAAGACCCACCGCACCCTGCCGGGCCTCTTGCTGTTCATCATCATCGGCCTCATGGCGGGCATGTTCGGCCTGGGCGCCGGGTGGGCCAACGTGCCGGTGCTCAACCTGCTCATGGGCGTGCCGCTGAAGGTGGCCGTGGGCACCTCCAAGTTCCTGCTGTCCATCACCGACACCTCGGCCGCGTGGGTGTACCTGAACCAGGGCTGCGTCATCCCGCTGATGGCCATCCCCTCCATCATCGGCCTGATGCTGGGCTCGTTCGTGGGCGTGCGCCTGCTGGCCGTGGCCAAGCCCAAGTTCATCCGCTACATGGTCATCGGCGTGCTGCTGTTCTCTGGCGGCAAGGCGCTGCTCAAGGGCCTCGGCATCTAG
- a CDS encoding sigma-54 dependent transcriptional regulator: MDGRNFPHTGNKLPGDGQDGPHFETLQNGTGFLLLSGDMLRLKQLAVQVASSDAPILIHGETGTGKELFARLIHDMSVRARKPFVAVNCGVHEGELFADKFFGHEQGAFTGAHRTSQGCFELAGDGTLFLDEVGEIPPANQADFLRVLEERKYRRIGGQRDIPFQARIIAASNRELPDMVREGRFRADLFFRLNVIPVSLPPLRARREEIVPLARHFLAHYAEKYHRHGMRFRPETEAGLSGYPWPGNVRELKNLVERLALLAPDGDIGPEHLPLELRSAVALGAAGLPDGAGGGTSRYAGGGATGGNGTGEGGNAMLYPGGGDDLSLDVARREAEVRVILKAMRASGGNKGEAARLLGVSPRTLRYKFSEYGLRF, translated from the coding sequence ATGGACGGCAGAAATTTTCCGCATACCGGCAACAAATTGCCGGGTGATGGCCAGGATGGTCCTCATTTCGAAACGTTGCAGAACGGAACAGGGTTTCTCCTGTTGTCCGGGGATATGCTGCGTCTGAAACAGTTGGCGGTGCAGGTGGCCTCGTCGGACGCGCCCATCCTGATCCACGGCGAAACGGGCACCGGCAAGGAGCTGTTCGCGCGGCTCATCCACGACATGAGCGTGCGGGCGCGCAAGCCGTTCGTGGCCGTGAACTGCGGTGTGCACGAGGGCGAACTGTTCGCGGACAAGTTCTTCGGGCACGAGCAGGGGGCCTTTACCGGCGCGCACCGCACCAGCCAGGGGTGTTTCGAGCTTGCCGGAGACGGCACGCTGTTCCTGGACGAGGTGGGCGAGATTCCGCCCGCCAACCAGGCGGACTTTCTGCGGGTGCTGGAGGAGCGCAAGTACCGGCGCATCGGCGGGCAGCGGGACATTCCGTTCCAGGCGCGCATCATTGCCGCATCCAACCGTGAACTGCCGGACATGGTGCGCGAGGGGCGGTTTCGGGCGGACCTGTTCTTCCGCCTGAACGTGATCCCCGTGTCGCTGCCGCCGCTGCGGGCGCGTCGCGAGGAAATAGTGCCGCTGGCCAGGCATTTTCTTGCCCACTACGCAGAGAAGTATCATCGGCACGGCATGCGCTTTCGTCCGGAGACCGAGGCGGGGCTGAGCGGCTACCCGTGGCCGGGCAACGTGCGCGAACTGAAGAATCTGGTGGAACGGCTGGCCCTGCTGGCCCCGGATGGAGACATCGGGCCGGAACATCTGCCGCTGGAACTGCGGTCGGCCGTGGCCCTGGGGGCAGCGGGCCTGCCGGACGGCGCGGGCGGCGGCACCAGCCGCTACGCGGGGGGCGGCGCAACCGGCGGGAACGGAACGGGCGAGGGTGGCAATGCCATGCTCTACCCCGGCGGGGGTGATGACCTGAGCCTTGACGTGGCCCGGCGCGAGGCGGAAGTGCGCGTCATCCTGAAGGCCATGCGCGCCAGCGGTGGCAACAAGGGCGAGGCCGCGCGCCTCTTGGGCGTCAGCCCGCGCACCCTGCGCTACAAGTTCAGCGAGTACGGACTGCGATTCTAG
- a CDS encoding HNH endonuclease yields MRQNFEAVRGYRDALMSAIKRECSVGWIFRLWSRFIKSRDSHRCVCCESTHRIQAHHIVRKVLYPWGAFETGNGITLCSNCHKSIHAQFNRRPDVSLPLGAENGDDQDEWAFLFGLLRDDAVLRGIDEDEFYFIGDNMLRFFVSVQGYKELYEMVQDKKISRICCAHEMWRVMPECFYKNLADNIFSLNKLNYK; encoded by the coding sequence ATGCGCCAAAATTTTGAAGCGGTTCGCGGTTATCGTGATGCGTTAATGAGTGCTATTAAGAGGGAATGTTCTGTAGGGTGGATTTTTAGATTGTGGAGCCGATTTATAAAATCAAGAGATAGCCATCGTTGTGTTTGTTGCGAATCAACGCATAGAATTCAAGCACATCATATTGTAAGAAAAGTCCTATATCCTTGGGGTGCATTTGAAACTGGAAATGGAATAACTTTGTGTTCAAATTGTCACAAGAGTATCCATGCTCAGTTTAATCGCCGCCCAGATGTGTCGTTGCCACTTGGGGCTGAGAATGGTGATGATCAAGATGAATGGGCATTTCTTTTTGGTCTGTTGAGAGATGATGCTGTACTCAGAGGTATTGATGAAGACGAGTTTTACTTTATTGGTGACAATATGCTTAGATTTTTTGTGAGTGTACAAGGGTATAAAGAATTGTATGAAATGGTGCAGGATAAAAAAATTAGCAGAATTTGTTGCGCCCATGAAATGTGGAGAGTGATGCCTGAATGCTTTTATAAAAATTTAGCAGATAACATTTTTAGTTTAAACAAGCTAAATTATAAGTAG
- a CDS encoding bifunctional riboflavin kinase/FAD synthetase: MEIARELQEISLDLSRGSCVTVGNFDGVHNGHRKLIGRVMAKAAALGVPSVVVTFCPHPLRVLVGPHTPPLITDYDKKLDLFEALGVDLTLMLRFTREMAAQEPEEFVRRVLVDALHTRELVIGYDFSLGKGRKGNFDLLQRLGKQYGFATERLDPVIINDAVVSSTRIRDLIRAGEVWDVRPLMDRFYAIRGKVVHGMDRGGKLLGFPTANMEPRDELMPRPGVYATWVQLDGQVYQGVTNVGFNPTFDNARLSVETHILDFDRDIYGWDIRVSFVHRLRDERKFSGLDELVTQIRRDVDLARQILSAPDARL; the protein is encoded by the coding sequence ATGGAAATCGCACGCGAATTACAGGAAATCAGCCTCGACCTCTCGCGGGGCAGCTGCGTCACCGTCGGCAACTTCGACGGCGTGCACAACGGCCACCGCAAGCTTATCGGGCGGGTCATGGCCAAGGCCGCCGCGCTGGGCGTGCCTTCGGTGGTGGTCACCTTCTGCCCGCACCCCCTGCGGGTGCTGGTGGGCCCGCACACCCCCCCGCTGATCACCGACTACGACAAGAAGCTGGACCTGTTCGAGGCGCTGGGGGTGGACCTTACCCTCATGCTGCGCTTCACCCGCGAGATGGCCGCGCAGGAGCCGGAAGAGTTCGTGCGCCGCGTGCTGGTGGATGCCCTGCACACGCGCGAACTGGTCATCGGCTACGATTTTTCGCTGGGCAAGGGGCGCAAGGGCAACTTCGACCTGCTCCAGCGGCTGGGCAAACAGTACGGCTTCGCCACCGAGCGGCTGGACCCGGTGATCATCAACGACGCCGTGGTCAGTTCCACCCGCATCCGCGACCTGATCCGCGCGGGCGAGGTGTGGGACGTGCGCCCGCTCATGGACCGCTTTTATGCCATTCGTGGCAAGGTGGTGCACGGCATGGACCGGGGCGGCAAGCTGCTGGGCTTTCCCACCGCCAACATGGAGCCGCGCGACGAACTGATGCCGAGGCCCGGCGTGTACGCCACCTGGGTGCAGCTCGACGGGCAGGTGTATCAGGGCGTGACCAACGTGGGCTTCAACCCCACCTTCGACAACGCCCGGCTCAGCGTGGAAACGCACATTCTCGACTTCGACCGCGACATCTACGGCTGGGATATCCGCGTTTCGTTCGTGCACCGCCTGCGTGACGAGCGCAAGTTTTCCGGTCTGGACGAACTGGTGACCCAGATTCGCCGCGACGTGGACCTGGCGCGGCAGATATTGTCCGCGCCCGACGCGCGCCTGTAG